One genomic region from Pseudochaenichthys georgianus chromosome 15, fPseGeo1.2, whole genome shotgun sequence encodes:
- the eef1a1a gene encoding elongation factor 1-alpha 1a, which translates to MGKEKQHINIVVIGHVDSGKSTTTGHLIYKCGGIDKRTIEKFEKEAAEMGKGSFKYAWVLDKLKAERERGITIDISLWKFETNKYYVTIIDAPGHRDFIKNMITGTSQADCAVLIVAAGVGEFEAGISKNGQTREHALLAYTLGVKQLIVGVNKMDSTEPNYSQKRYEEIVKEVSTYIKKIGYNPDTVAFVPVSGWNGDNMLEASPNMTWFKGWKVNRKDGNASGTTLLEALDAIQSPSRPTDKPLRLPLQDVYKIGGIGTVPVGRVETGILKPGMVVTFAPVNVTTEVKSVEMHHEALNEALPGDNVGFNVKNVSVKDIRRGNVAGDSKSDPPLEAANFTAQVIILNHPGQISAGYAPVLDCHTAHIACKFAELKEKIDRRSGKKLEDNPKFLKSGDAAIVDMVPGKPMCVESFSEYPPLGRFAVRDMRQTVAVGVIKGVEKKAYSTGKVTKSAQKAQRNK; encoded by the exons ATGGGAAAGGAGAAACAACACATCAATATCGTCGTGATCGGCCATGTGGACTCAGGCAAGTCCACCACCACGGGCCACCTCATCTACAAGTGTGGAGGCATCGACAAGAGAACTATCGAGAAGTTTGAAAAAGAGGCGGCTGAG ATGGGGAAGGGGTCGTTCAAGTACGCCTGGGTGCTGGACAAGCTGAAGGCAGAAAGGGAGCGTGGAATTACCATCGACATTTCACTGTGGAAGTTTGAAACCAACAAGTACTATGTGACCATCATCGATGCCCCGGGTCATAGGGACTTCATCAAGAACATGATCACCGGGACCTCCCAG GCAGACTGTGCTGTGCTGATTGTGGCGGCCGGTGTGGGAGAGTTTGAGGCCGGTATCTCTAAGAACGGACAGACCCGTGAACATGCCCTTCTGGCCTATACTCTGGGAGTGAAGCAGCTCATTGTAGGCGTCAACAAGATGGACTCCACCGAGCCAAACTACAGCCAAAAGCGCTATGAGGAAATCGTGAAGGAAGTGAGCACCTACATCAAGAAGATCGGCTACAATCCGGACACTGTGGCCTTTGTACCCGTTTCAGGCTGGAACGGAGACAACATGCTTGAGGCCAGCCCCAAT ATGACATGGTTTAAGGGGTGGAAGGTCAATAGGAAAGATGGCAATGCTTCAGGGACCACACTCCTGGAGGCTCTGGATGCCATCCAGTCGCCGAGCCGTCCAACAGACAAACCTCTGCGTCTGCCTCTGCAGGACGTCTACAAGATAGGAG GTATTGGAACTGTGCCTGTGGGCCGTGTGGAGACCGGGATACTAAAGCCTGGCATGGTGGTGACCTTCGCCCCCGTCAATGTGACTACTGAGGTGAAGTCTGTGGAGATGCACCACGAGGCGCTGAATGAGGCCCTGCCTGGAGACAACGTGGGATTCAACGTCAAGAATGTGTCGGTCAAGGACATTCGCCGTGGAAATGTGGCCGGCGATAGCAAGAGCGACCCCCCGCTGGAAGCTGCCAACTTCACTGCTCAG GTGATTATCCTCAATCACCCGGGCCAGATCAGTGCAGGTTACGCTCCTGTGCTCGACTGTCACACTGCTCACATCGCCTGCAAGTTTGCAGAGCTCAAGGAAAAGATTGATCGCCGCTCTGGCAAGAAGCTGGAGGACAACCCCAAATTCCTCAAGTCTGGAGATGCTGCCATTGTGGATATGGTTCCCGGCAAGCCAATGTGTGTTGAGAGCTTCTCCGAGTACCCTCCGCTTG GCCGCTTTGCAGTGCGGGACATGCGTCAGACTGTGGCCGTCGGAGTGATTAAAGGTGTGGAGAAGAAGGCCTATTCCACTGGTAAAGTTACCAAGTCCGCCCAGAAGGCCCAGAGGAACAAATGA
- the cgasa gene encoding cyclic GMP-AMP synthase has translation MTGRGRTCKAKSPDTKCAKSKSKPEEMKHESPPRCTRKDFKEEKQKGATKEQKPKVQKQTSSTDEKPSAQSIRKEKTTQHFTEEVSKQQSTPADNKKAPVQGRQAETEPVTKSKKMQPKGTTEDSPKTTKENKCVRKEKSPEPSREEKTKLQPEDIKMAKTCTAKDKIPETKMQPVTPKENPKADRCEGKVDTILSTTLDKLRIKSDEKSYTSEVVNELVDAILSHLKKNTQCFKEAEPLRTGSYYENLKISNPDEFDVMVAIPVDRVNVSPFGDDGAFYSVELKRGNSPLKRFEESSTLSASKMLDEFREEVKECAKKYTGWEVTRKKKGCPAVTLIRTVQSVTVSLDIVLSLVVKSSWPSFTKEGLQIDSWLGTKVKREYKWRPYYLVPKFEGTGTEEKYGVLAKDTWRVSFSHVEKAILKNHGSQKTCCEKEGERCCRKDCLKLLKHLLSLLKENNSSFEKFCSYHAKTTLLHACCSRTKDTDWRASSLSQCFRLLLKDFVSHLEEGILNNFFIPTQNLLSSLSRNKCNSLARCIREECDKGFPIFK, from the exons ATGACTGGTAGAGGGAGAACATGCAAGGCAAAAAGCCCTGACACTAAGTGTGCCAAGAGTAAATCTAAACCTGAGGAAATGAAACATGAATCTCCCCCCAGATGTACGAGGAAGGACTTTAAAGAAGAGAAGCAGAAAGGCGCCACAAAGGAACAGAAACCAAAGGTGCAGAAACAGACGAGCAGCACTGACGAAAAGCCATCTGCACAGAGCATCCGTAAAGAGAAGACCACACAACATTTCACAGAAGAGGTGAGCAAGCAGCAAAGTACACCTGCAGATAACAAAAAGGCTCCTGTGCAAGGCAGACAAGCCGAAACAGAACCAGTTACAAAGTCAAAGAAGATGCAGCCAAAGGGCACTACAGAGGATTCTCCAAAAACCacaaaggaaaataaatgtgtcagGAAGGAAAAATCCCCAGAACCATCTAGAGAGGAGAAGACGAAGTTGCAGCCGGAGGACATCAAGATGGCAAAAACATGCACTGCCAAAGATAAAATTCCAGAGACAAAAATGCAGCCAGTGACACCCAAGGAGAACCCAAAGGCTGATCGGTGTGAAGGCAAAGTGGACACTATCCTCTCCACAACTCTGGACAAATTAAGAATAAAAAGTGATGAAAAATCATATACATCCGAAGTTGTTAATGAACTTGTAGACGCCATACTTTCGCATTTGAAAAAGAACACTCAATGCTTTAAAGAAGCCGAACCACTACGGACTGGGAGTTACTATGAAAATCTAAAG ATTTCTAATCCGGATGAATTTGATGTCATGGTGGCCATTCCAGTTGACCGAGTGAACGTGAGTCCGTTTGGAGATGATGGAGCCTTTTACAGTGTGGAGTTAAAACGTGGCAATAGCCCTCTGAAGAGATTTGAAGAGAGCAGCACTTTATCCGCCAGTAAAATGCTGGACGAGTTCAGGGAAGAAGTCAAGGAATGTGCCAAGAAATATACAG gaTGGGAGGTGACAAGGAAGAAAAAAGGCTGCCCTGCAGTGACTCTGATCAGAACAGTACAATCGGTCACCGTCTCACTGGATATCGTTCTGAGCCTCGTGGTTAAATCGAGCTGGCCATCTTTCACCAAAGAAGGCCTTCAAATAGATAGCTGGCTGGGCACTAAAGTAAAGCGGGAATACAAGTGGCGGCCATATTATCTTGTACCAAAATTTGAAGGCACCGGTACAGAAGAGAAATACGGGGTCCTAGCCAAGG ATACTTGGAGGGTGTCATTCTCTCATGTTGAGAAGGCCATACTGAAAAATCACGGATCGCAGAAGACATGCTGTGAGAAAGAGGGAGAACGCTGCTGCAG GAAGGACTGTTTGAAGCTCTTGAAGCACCTTCTCAGTCTGCTGAAGGAAAATAACTCTTCATTTGAAAAGTTTTGTTCCTATCACGCCAAAACCACGCTGCTCCACGCCTGCTGCTCCAGAACTAAAGACACGGACTGGAGGGCCTCGAGTCTGAGCCAGTGTTTCCGCCTGCTTCTGAAGGACTTTGTGTCCCACCTGGAAGAGGGTATACTCAACAACTTCTTCATCCCAACCCAGAACCTGCTCTCCAGTCTCAGCAGGAACAAGTGCAACAGCCTGGCTCGTTGCATCAGGGAGGAATGCGACAAGGGCTTTCCTATTTTCAAATGA